The following are encoded in a window of Candidatus Fluviicola riflensis genomic DNA:
- a CDS encoding 3-hydroxy-3-methylglutaryl-CoA reductase translates to MASSSEKSNKALHILNAVQSVESIVRNINNKTVTDIKNDRLPIELGISETGTEARLAFLKEEMDMKLPVLSGKEPFSDLSRLDGNIENYIGMSQVPTGVIGPVRVIGSAAKGDYFVPLATSEGALVASYHRGAKACYLAGGATSVCLVEGVQRSPLFKFKDLAELGLFVAWILPMLETFQEITEKTSRFAKLVEMKSNIEGNHLILTFEFHTGDASGQNMVTLCTDEICHYIIKHTPVQPTFWFIEGNYSGDKKATALSFTNVRGKKVTTEVTLPKAIVESVLKTTPEAMTEYWRSSTIGIIQSGAIGAHGHYANGLTALFIATGQDAACVAEAAIGITRMELTAAGDLYCSVTLPNLIVGTVGGGTSLPTQRECLELMNCYGAGSARKFAEICGAVVIAGELSIAAALSAGHFSSAHKKLGRRK, encoded by the coding sequence ATGGCTTCATCATCCGAAAAATCCAACAAAGCACTCCACATTCTCAATGCTGTGCAAAGCGTAGAAAGTATTGTGCGAAACATCAATAACAAAACCGTTACCGACATTAAAAACGACCGGCTCCCCATTGAATTGGGCATTTCCGAAACAGGAACCGAAGCCCGGTTGGCTTTTCTAAAAGAGGAAATGGACATGAAATTGCCCGTTCTTTCAGGCAAGGAACCTTTCTCTGACTTATCACGGCTCGATGGAAATATCGAAAATTACATCGGTATGTCACAGGTTCCGACAGGTGTAATCGGTCCGGTACGCGTAATTGGTTCTGCGGCTAAAGGCGATTATTTTGTGCCGTTGGCAACAAGCGAAGGAGCGTTGGTTGCATCATATCACCGTGGTGCGAAAGCCTGTTATCTTGCCGGTGGAGCGACTTCCGTGTGTTTGGTGGAAGGCGTACAGCGCAGTCCGTTGTTTAAGTTCAAAGATTTGGCCGAACTAGGATTGTTTGTCGCCTGGATACTACCAATGCTGGAAACTTTTCAGGAAATCACCGAAAAAACCAGTCGTTTTGCCAAGTTGGTCGAAATGAAAAGCAACATTGAGGGAAATCACCTGATTTTGACCTTTGAATTTCATACCGGTGATGCTTCCGGACAAAATATGGTGACACTTTGTACCGACGAAATTTGCCATTACATCATCAAACACACGCCCGTGCAACCGACATTCTGGTTCATTGAAGGCAATTATTCGGGCGATAAAAAAGCAACAGCTTTGTCGTTTACCAATGTGCGTGGTAAAAAAGTAACGACTGAAGTAACATTACCAAAAGCCATTGTCGAAAGCGTTTTGAAAACTACTCCTGAAGCAATGACTGAATACTGGCGTTCATCCACGATTGGAATTATTCAAAGTGGTGCGATCGGCGCGCATGGACATTACGCCAACGGACTCACAGCTTTATTCATTGCAACCGGACAGGACGCTGCTTGTGTAGCAGAAGCCGCTATCGGAATTACACGTATGGAATTGACTGCAGCCGGCGATTTGTATTGCAGTGTCACACTTCCGAATCTCATTGTAGGAACCGTTGGTGGCGGAACCAGTTTGCCAACCCAGCGCGAATGCCTGGAATTGATGAATTGTTATGGTGCAGGAAGCGCACGCAAGTTTGCTGAAATCTGTGGCGCAGTAGTCATCGCAGGTGAATTATCCATCGCAGCCGCGCTTTCTGCCGGGCATTTTTCTTCCGCACACAAAAAACTTGGACGCAGAAAATGA
- a CDS encoding CDP-alcohol phosphatidyltransferase, protein MNNERKLNVPNALSAYRILALPFIIWAIVAGDKQWYILLLSVNLITDILDGLIARAFKLETEFGARLDSLADIGTYLMAFTGMIVLENAFVTEYRYAFFVLMGMYALVQMIALVRFKRATSFHLYSSRIVGYVQGIFIFTYFVFGFTPWYFYLMLVLSYLAYLEAIIIVSAIPQLRSNVKGIYFILKEHKRIR, encoded by the coding sequence ATGAACAACGAACGGAAACTGAATGTTCCCAATGCCTTGTCGGCCTATCGTATTCTGGCATTGCCGTTTATCATTTGGGCTATTGTAGCCGGCGATAAACAATGGTACATTCTCTTGCTTTCCGTAAACTTGATTACCGATATCCTCGACGGACTGATTGCGCGTGCGTTTAAACTCGAAACCGAATTTGGGGCCCGTTTGGATTCACTGGCCGATATCGGAACGTATCTCATGGCATTTACCGGGATGATTGTGCTGGAAAACGCTTTTGTTACCGAATATCGGTATGCGTTTTTTGTTCTCATGGGAATGTACGCGCTGGTTCAGATGATTGCGCTCGTCCGGTTTAAACGCGCCACGAGTTTCCACTTGTATTCCAGCAGAATTGTGGGTTACGTGCAGGGAATTTTCATCTTCACCTATTTCGTTTTCGGATTTACACCCTGGTATTTCTACCTCATGCTCGTTTTAAGTTACCTTGCTTACCTGGAAGCTATTATCATTGTAAGTGCCATTCCGCAGTTGCGGTCGAATGTAAAAGGCATCTATTTTATCTTGAAAGAACACAAACGCATTCGCTGA
- a CDS encoding phosphoenolpyruvate synthase gives MKNNGYITDDQHELARQFTIGGKARNLYRLKELGMNVPSWIVIPQETLLEFIPEEKRFGSNAEVARFIAQMEIPESLLNELLRHFPLTDYFAVRSSAIDEDGSDFSFAGQFESELFVTKQNLGEKIKKVWISAFSDRVFQYRNTNNLKQSFGLAVIIQQMIPAEVAGVAFGINPVSGNRNEQLISAVFGLGEGLVSGELDADNFHVHGTEITRQLVPKTEQILLDTQQLSGTIKVPVPAEKQTISTLSDQQILQLKSILLTCAKTYGKPQDMEFAVYQDEIYLLQTRPITNLNRIPDLSGDYILWDNSNIIESYPGVTTPLTFSFISKSYEGAYKLFSRYLGVEQRVIDANERVFANTLGLINGRVYYNLKSWYHMLAMLPGYSINARFMENMMGVKERFDIPESYRLSKGKAWWSIVKMVFGMFARYQALPRKRKQFMVLLNTTISHYKRIPYAEKNANELMQLYLDFEKTLLNEWKAPLLNDFFAMIWFGRLQKTCQKYKVSSNPNIHNDLLCGSSDIISTQPIHRSIELATQISANAGLKAFFLENDASTVWKQLKTNTNLDFVAVRAEIERYIEDFGERCIGELKLETVSYTQDPTKFVKVLQSYVETGITAERTSGNTEETIRKNAEVEVKAALRGKWWKQRKLNKTIGKARELVSSRENLRYERTRAFGIVREIFSQMGNHFYSEGIIGNPRDIFYLTKEEIFHFIEGTSVTQNLQNLIDLRKAEFAGYQQQEPPSERFASYGAVYHANDFYSTARLEKIEGDLKGIGCCPGRVRAKVQVVRDPNEISSLNGDILVTSSTDPGWVTLFPSASAIIVERGSLLSHSAIVSREMGIPCIVGVTGLLKTLQTGDEIEMDGSTGEIKVILKVGEVEE, from the coding sequence ATGAAAAACAACGGGTACATCACGGATGATCAGCATGAATTAGCCAGGCAATTCACCATTGGCGGAAAGGCGCGTAATTTATACCGGCTGAAAGAATTGGGAATGAATGTGCCGTCGTGGATAGTGATACCACAGGAAACGTTATTGGAATTTATTCCCGAAGAAAAGCGTTTCGGTTCGAATGCCGAAGTTGCGCGATTTATAGCGCAGATGGAGATCCCGGAATCACTATTAAATGAACTGTTACGGCATTTTCCTTTGACGGATTATTTTGCGGTCCGATCATCGGCTATTGATGAAGATGGAAGCGATTTTTCGTTCGCCGGGCAGTTTGAATCGGAATTATTTGTCACCAAACAAAACTTGGGTGAGAAGATCAAAAAAGTATGGATTTCCGCTTTTTCAGATCGTGTTTTTCAGTACCGGAATACCAATAATCTAAAGCAGTCTTTTGGGCTTGCGGTCATAATACAGCAAATGATTCCGGCCGAAGTGGCAGGTGTGGCTTTCGGGATCAATCCGGTTTCGGGTAATCGCAATGAACAGTTGATCAGCGCTGTTTTTGGTTTAGGTGAAGGTTTGGTTTCCGGCGAATTGGACGCCGATAATTTTCATGTTCACGGTACGGAAATTACGCGTCAGCTAGTGCCAAAAACCGAACAAATCCTGCTCGATACACAACAACTTTCGGGAACTATAAAAGTGCCGGTTCCCGCTGAAAAACAAACCATTTCCACACTTTCGGACCAGCAAATTCTTCAGCTAAAAAGTATTTTGTTGACCTGCGCCAAAACTTACGGCAAACCACAGGATATGGAATTTGCGGTTTACCAGGATGAAATTTACCTGCTGCAAACCCGTCCGATCACTAACCTCAACCGCATTCCGGATCTTTCGGGCGATTATATTTTGTGGGACAACAGCAATATCATTGAATCGTATCCCGGAGTTACAACGCCGCTCACATTTTCTTTTATCAGTAAATCGTACGAAGGCGCTTACAAGCTGTTTAGCCGCTATTTAGGTGTTGAACAACGCGTAATTGATGCCAACGAACGTGTTTTTGCGAATACACTTGGTTTGATCAACGGCCGTGTTTATTATAACTTAAAATCGTGGTATCACATGCTGGCCATGCTCCCGGGATATAGTATCAATGCGCGTTTCATGGAAAATATGATGGGTGTGAAAGAACGATTTGATATTCCGGAAAGTTATCGACTGTCGAAAGGAAAAGCGTGGTGGAGCATTGTAAAAATGGTGTTTGGAATGTTTGCCCGTTACCAGGCTTTGCCTCGAAAAAGAAAGCAGTTCATGGTTTTACTGAACACTACGATTTCTCATTACAAACGCATTCCTTACGCCGAAAAAAATGCCAATGAATTGATGCAATTATACCTTGATTTCGAAAAAACATTGCTCAATGAATGGAAAGCACCTTTGCTGAATGATTTTTTCGCGATGATTTGGTTTGGCCGCTTGCAAAAGACGTGTCAGAAATACAAGGTGAGTTCCAACCCAAATATCCACAACGATTTGCTGTGCGGGAGCAGTGATATTATTTCCACGCAACCTATTCATCGGAGCATCGAACTGGCAACTCAGATCAGTGCGAATGCCGGACTAAAAGCCTTTTTCCTTGAAAATGATGCTTCAACAGTTTGGAAACAACTGAAGACGAATACCAACCTCGATTTTGTAGCTGTTCGCGCCGAAATTGAACGTTACATCGAAGATTTTGGCGAGCGTTGTATTGGCGAGCTAAAACTGGAAACAGTTTCGTATACACAAGATCCAACGAAGTTTGTAAAAGTCCTGCAATCGTATGTCGAAACCGGAATTACGGCTGAACGTACTTCAGGAAATACCGAAGAAACCATCCGTAAAAATGCTGAAGTAGAAGTGAAAGCTGCGCTGCGCGGGAAATGGTGGAAACAACGAAAACTCAATAAAACCATTGGAAAGGCCCGTGAATTGGTGTCTTCCCGCGAAAACCTGCGCTACGAACGAACCCGGGCATTCGGGATTGTGCGTGAGATTTTCTCGCAAATGGGCAATCATTTTTATTCGGAAGGAATTATCGGCAATCCGCGCGATATCTTTTACCTGACGAAAGAAGAGATTTTTCACTTCATTGAAGGAACAAGCGTGACACAAAACCTGCAAAATCTCATCGATCTTCGGAAAGCGGAGTTTGCCGGATACCAGCAGCAGGAACCGCCTTCGGAGCGTTTTGCGAGCTACGGAGCAGTGTATCATGCCAACGATTTTTACAGCACCGCTCGTTTGGAAAAGATAGAAGGAGACTTGAAAGGAATTGGCTGTTGTCCGGGCCGTGTTCGGGCAAAAGTACAAGTGGTACGCGATCCGAATGAAATTTCATCCCTTAATGGCGATATTCTGGTAACTTCCAGTACAGATCCTGGCTGGGTGACGCTTTTCCCAAGTGCTTCGGCGATCATCGTGGAACGGGGGAGTTTACTTAGTCATTCGGCAATTGTATCGCGTGAAATGGGAATTCCGTGTATAGTTGGAGTGACGGGATTGTTGAAAACGCTCCAAACCGGAGATGAGATTGAAATGGATGGAAGCACAGGTGAGATTAAGGTGATTTTGAAGGTGGGCGAAGTGGAGGAATGA
- a CDS encoding transcriptional regulator, with amino-acid sequence MKFSIEKLPTDLLLELAEKHKSLRKHAGYSQRELAERSGVSLASIKRFEQTGLISLESLLQLAAVLDRLKDFETVFNPTEDFSRIEQLFTKTPRK; translated from the coding sequence ATGAAATTCAGCATTGAAAAACTTCCAACCGATTTGTTGCTTGAACTTGCTGAAAAACACAAGTCACTGCGCAAGCATGCCGGTTATTCACAACGTGAATTAGCCGAAAGATCAGGTGTTTCGCTGGCGAGTATCAAACGATTTGAGCAAACCGGACTGATTTCATTGGAATCATTGCTGCAACTGGCAGCTGTACTGGACCGGTTGAAGGATTTCGAAACCGTTTTTAATCCAACGGAAGATTTTTCCCGCATTGAACAATTATTTACTAAAACACCGCGAAAATGA
- a CDS encoding phosphatidylinositol kinase: MVHRLRVILRLNNELLLVGELVLEGRSVYFRYDHAFIASGMELSPFKLKLTDQIKTAEPVPFDGLFGLFADSLPDGWGQLLLDRKLTAEGTAIESLTPLDRLAFVGHNGMGALTYEPATGEDFQMGDLPELDRLAAEMHVLLQGTPTDIIEELYQLGGSSGGARPKINVGYNPQTGNLIYGLPELPDGYEHWLIKFPAAVDRKDTAQIEFAYYKMALAAGLEMAESRLFEGKEGRFYFGTKRFDRQGNQRIHMHSVSGLLHDNFRLSSLDYGHIMDAAFRLEKNVQSYAKILRLAAFNVFSHNRDDHSKNFSFLMDKTGNWQFAPAYDLTFSSSSHGFHSTMVAGESQSPGTKQLLELAKHFRIKHPETILEEVREAISNWSFYADEAGVSVGSKRLIEKQLNQLITI, encoded by the coding sequence ATGGTGCACAGACTTCGGGTAATTCTGCGCCTGAATAACGAATTGTTGTTGGTGGGTGAGTTGGTATTGGAAGGGCGTTCGGTTTATTTTCGCTACGATCACGCATTTATTGCTTCAGGAATGGAGCTCTCACCGTTTAAACTGAAATTGACCGATCAGATCAAAACTGCTGAGCCAGTTCCGTTTGACGGGCTGTTCGGACTTTTTGCCGATTCTCTGCCGGATGGTTGGGGACAATTATTGCTTGATCGAAAACTGACCGCAGAAGGTACTGCTATTGAATCGCTTACACCTTTGGATCGATTGGCGTTTGTTGGGCATAACGGTATGGGCGCGCTCACATACGAGCCTGCAACCGGGGAAGATTTTCAAATGGGAGATTTGCCGGAACTAGACAGACTGGCTGCAGAAATGCACGTTTTGTTGCAAGGCACACCAACGGATATTATTGAAGAATTATATCAGCTGGGTGGCTCATCAGGTGGAGCACGACCAAAAATCAATGTCGGATACAATCCACAAACCGGAAATCTGATTTACGGACTTCCGGAACTCCCTGACGGGTATGAACATTGGTTAATCAAATTTCCCGCTGCTGTTGATCGAAAAGATACCGCTCAAATTGAATTTGCTTATTACAAAATGGCGCTTGCCGCAGGATTGGAAATGGCAGAGTCGCGCTTGTTTGAAGGAAAAGAAGGCCGGTTTTATTTCGGTACCAAACGCTTTGATCGCCAGGGAAATCAACGAATCCATATGCATTCGGTAAGCGGATTACTACATGACAACTTCCGGTTAAGTTCACTGGATTACGGACATATTATGGATGCTGCTTTTCGGTTGGAGAAGAATGTGCAATCGTATGCGAAAATCTTGCGATTGGCGGCTTTTAATGTGTTTAGTCACAATCGTGATGATCATAGTAAGAATTTTTCCTTTCTGATGGATAAAACCGGCAATTGGCAATTCGCACCGGCTTATGACTTAACGTTTTCGAGTTCATCACACGGTTTTCACAGTACGATGGTGGCTGGTGAAAGTCAGTCTCCCGGAACAAAACAATTGCTGGAATTAGCGAAACATTTCCGCATAAAGCATCCGGAAACGATTCTTGAAGAAGTGCGTGAAGCCATTTCAAACTGGAGTTTTTATGCAGACGAAGCGGGAGTGAGTGTTGGTTCAAAACGACTCATTGAAAAGCAGTTGAATCAATTAATAACCATCTGA
- a CDS encoding S-adenosylmethionine--diacylglycerol 3-amino-3-carboxypropyl transferase, with the protein MKHEKLTEKVAFDLIRYANCWEDAHVLLRGLNPDSGSTFLSIGSAGDNSFSLLTTQPALVVAVDVNPIQLFLIELKRAAIRELSYEEVLRFLGFRASENRLEFFDRIKHELSADCLYYWEQHRLQLDAGIITQGKFEGYFQLFVRRILPWIHTQKRVEALLAPKSAAEQQAYYENRWNTWRWRFLFKIFFSKTIMGRYGRDPEFLKEVEVSVGKAIYNKAGNHLRNPLAQRNFMLRYTLTASFGELLPHYLQPEHFPTVKANLDKLQLIQGYAEDAIRLYGPFRYMNLSNIFEYMNPELFHQTAKQLVESLENGGRMAYWNLLVPRHVADEFPIEMNGLAELSAELSASDNGFFYNQFLVDERL; encoded by the coding sequence ATGAAACACGAAAAACTCACCGAAAAAGTTGCTTTTGATCTGATTCGCTACGCTAATTGCTGGGAAGACGCTCATGTGCTTTTACGCGGGTTAAATCCTGATTCGGGAAGTACATTTTTATCCATCGGTTCGGCGGGAGATAACAGTTTTTCATTATTGACGACTCAACCTGCTTTGGTTGTAGCGGTCGACGTGAACCCGATCCAGCTCTTTCTGATCGAATTAAAACGCGCTGCGATCCGGGAGCTTTCCTACGAAGAAGTCCTTCGGTTCTTGGGATTCAGAGCTTCAGAAAACCGGTTGGAATTCTTTGACCGGATCAAACATGAACTTTCAGCGGACTGTCTCTATTATTGGGAACAACATCGTTTGCAACTGGATGCCGGAATTATCACCCAAGGCAAATTTGAAGGTTATTTTCAGCTGTTCGTTCGCCGGATTTTACCCTGGATCCATACGCAAAAGCGGGTAGAGGCCCTGTTGGCCCCGAAATCTGCTGCAGAACAACAAGCTTATTACGAAAACCGCTGGAATACCTGGAGATGGCGCTTTCTGTTCAAAATTTTCTTTAGCAAAACAATCATGGGGCGCTACGGTCGCGATCCCGAATTTCTTAAGGAAGTAGAAGTTTCCGTAGGAAAAGCGATCTACAACAAAGCCGGAAATCACCTGCGAAATCCGTTGGCACAACGCAATTTTATGCTGCGTTACACACTTACAGCTTCGTTTGGCGAATTATTGCCGCATTACCTGCAGCCGGAGCATTTCCCTACAGTGAAAGCCAATCTCGATAAATTGCAGCTAATCCAAGGCTACGCAGAAGATGCGATTCGCTTGTATGGACCTTTTCGCTACATGAACCTGTCGAATATTTTTGAATACATGAACCCGGAATTGTTTCACCAAACAGCCAAACAATTGGTGGAATCACTGGAAAATGGTGGGCGAATGGCTTACTGGAATTTATTGGTCCCGCGACATGTTGCCGACGAATTTCCAATCGAAATGAATGGATTAGCAGAGCTTTCAGCGGAATTATCTGCCAGCGACAACGGTTTTTTTTACAATCAATTTTTAGTTGACGAACGCCTATGA
- a CDS encoding phosphatidate cytidylyltransferase, translating into MITDWINTAILAASFLALFGLAEWLYHVVKVKVELTRKLVHLGTGALTLLFPIMLSNHWFVLLLCASFALILIISLRFKLLPSINAIDRVSVGSLAYPVSVYGCYLVFQSQHQHFGFFYIPILTLAICDPIAALAGKRWPLGKYTIRKDTKTIMGSSMFFLSAFAVYFITVSILNPQTELSPIIFRGLIVAIIACCAEAVSGKGTDNLTIPAAVLGGLYFTNYV; encoded by the coding sequence ATGATAACTGATTGGATCAATACAGCCATACTTGCAGCTAGTTTTCTGGCATTGTTCGGACTAGCTGAATGGCTTTACCATGTTGTGAAAGTTAAAGTGGAATTAACGCGCAAACTCGTCCATCTGGGTACCGGAGCATTAACGTTATTATTCCCGATTATGCTCAGCAATCATTGGTTTGTATTGCTGTTGTGCGCGAGTTTTGCTTTGATTTTGATCATTAGTTTACGCTTCAAATTGCTTCCTTCCATCAATGCAATTGATCGTGTTTCGGTAGGAAGCTTGGCTTATCCTGTGTCCGTTTATGGCTGTTATTTGGTATTTCAGTCCCAGCATCAGCATTTCGGATTTTTCTACATCCCGATTCTTACGCTGGCTATTTGTGATCCGATTGCAGCTCTGGCCGGAAAACGCTGGCCGTTGGGTAAATACACCATCAGAAAGGATACGAAGACCATCATGGGATCAAGCATGTTTTTTCTAAGCGCCTTTGCTGTTTATTTCATCACAGTTTCTATTCTGAATCCGCAAACGGAGTTGTCACCGATTATTTTTCGCGGACTGATTGTAGCCATTATTGCTTGTTGTGCCGAAGCCGTAAGCGGAAAAGGAACGGATAATCTGACCATTCCCGCGGCCGTACTTGGCGGACTTTATTTCACCAATTATGTCTGA
- a CDS encoding 30S ribosomal protein THX, translating to MGKGDIKSGKGKRTNGSYGNTRKRKKVKTASPVAAEKPKKVVAEKKAPVAKKAAAKPAAEKKPAAKKTVKKEAATEE from the coding sequence ATGGGAAAAGGCGATATCAAATCAGGAAAAGGTAAAAGAACCAACGGTTCTTACGGTAATACGAGAAAACGTAAAAAAGTAAAAACCGCTTCTCCTGTAGCTGCTGAAAAACCGAAAAAGGTCGTTGCTGAGAAAAAAGCTCCTGTAGCTAAAAAAGCAGCAGCAAAACCGGCAGCCGAGAAAAAACCTGCAGCGAAGAAAACTGTTAAAAAAGAGGCCGCTACGGAAGAATAA
- a CDS encoding phosphoserine transaminase: MKKHNFGAGPCILPQEVFTQAAAAVLDFNGLSILEVSHRHKDYEAVMQEARDLVKKALNVPEGYEVLYLQGGATLGFTIAALNMMRDTKKAGYMNTGTWASGAIKEAKKVGIDVNVFASSEDKNFNYIPKNYTVPTDADYIHFTSNNTIYGTQFKSFPKTDLPLVCDMSSDIFSQEVNVADFDLIYAGAQKNLGPAGATLYIVKNDVLGKSTSPFMPSYLDLKVHAEKDSMYNTPPVFAVYVAMLNLRNLIENGGVPAMQKRNEEKAALLYGEIDRNPLFKGTVETEDRSLMNVNFLLTNDALKDAFDAAWKGAGVVGLNGHRSVGGYRASMYNALELESVKVLVDVMNDFAQKNG; encoded by the coding sequence ATGAAAAAACACAATTTTGGAGCCGGACCATGCATCCTTCCACAAGAGGTTTTCACACAAGCGGCAGCGGCCGTATTGGATTTTAACGGACTTTCAATCCTGGAAGTCTCACACCGCCACAAAGATTACGAAGCCGTGATGCAGGAAGCGCGCGATTTGGTGAAAAAAGCACTCAACGTTCCGGAAGGATACGAAGTTCTTTATTTGCAGGGTGGAGCCACATTGGGCTTTACAATTGCTGCTCTGAATATGATGCGCGATACTAAAAAAGCTGGTTACATGAATACCGGAACCTGGGCATCGGGCGCAATTAAAGAAGCGAAGAAAGTTGGAATCGACGTAAACGTATTTGCTTCGTCGGAAGATAAAAACTTCAACTACATCCCAAAAAACTATACGGTTCCTACCGATGCGGATTATATTCACTTTACATCCAATAACACGATTTACGGTACGCAATTCAAGTCGTTCCCGAAAACCGATTTACCGTTGGTGTGTGATATGTCTTCGGATATTTTCTCACAGGAAGTCAATGTTGCCGATTTTGATTTGATTTACGCCGGAGCTCAGAAAAACCTCGGGCCAGCGGGAGCAACCCTTTACATTGTGAAAAACGACGTGCTTGGGAAATCAACTTCACCGTTTATGCCTTCATACCTCGATTTGAAAGTACATGCCGAAAAAGATTCCATGTATAACACACCACCGGTTTTTGCGGTGTATGTTGCCATGTTGAACCTGCGTAATTTGATTGAAAACGGTGGCGTTCCAGCCATGCAAAAGCGCAATGAGGAAAAAGCAGCGTTGTTATACGGTGAAATTGACCGCAATCCGCTTTTCAAAGGAACAGTTGAAACCGAAGATCGCTCGCTGATGAACGTGAATTTCCTGTTGACCAACGACGCTTTGAAAGATGCATTCGATGCTGCCTGGAAAGGTGCAGGAGTCGTTGGCTTGAACGGGCACCGTTCGGTAGGCGGTTACCGCGCTTCAATGTACAACGCGTTGGAGTTGGAAAGCGTGAAAGTACTGGTAGATGTGATGAATGATTTCGCTCAAAAAAACGGATAA
- a CDS encoding 3-phosphoglycerate dehydrogenase, translating to MKILANDGISNEGKSALEKAGYTVITEKVEQADLATAINEQNIEIVLVRSATTVRKEVIDACPGLKLIGRGGVGMDNIDVAYAREKGVTVINTPASSSQSVAELVMGHFFAGARSLHHSFKNMETGDFSALKKRYAKGTELRGKTLLIIGFGRIGQSLASYALGCGMKVLAVSQHPETIEIPLEIQGIGEIKVPLTVTTDLNGGLAEADFISLHVPKQPNGDAVLGDAQFELMKKGVILVNAARGGVVNEDALLAAIAGGKVAFAGLDVFENEPNPRVDLLNNEAIGTTPHVGAATVEAQDRIGLELADLIIKQFGNKVYA from the coding sequence ATGAAGATATTGGCAAATGACGGAATTTCCAATGAGGGAAAATCAGCCCTTGAAAAAGCAGGTTACACCGTTATCACGGAAAAAGTAGAGCAAGCCGATTTGGCTACCGCGATCAATGAACAGAACATCGAAATCGTTTTGGTTCGAAGTGCTACAACGGTTCGCAAAGAAGTGATCGATGCATGTCCGGGATTGAAATTGATCGGTCGTGGCGGTGTTGGTATGGACAATATCGATGTGGCTTATGCCCGTGAAAAAGGAGTAACAGTGATCAATACACCGGCTTCTTCGTCGCAATCTGTTGCCGAATTGGTAATGGGACATTTCTTTGCCGGAGCGCGTTCGTTGCACCATTCTTTCAAAAACATGGAAACGGGTGATTTTTCAGCCTTGAAAAAACGCTACGCCAAAGGAACAGAATTGCGTGGAAAAACATTGTTAATCATCGGTTTTGGCCGTATTGGACAGTCGTTGGCAAGCTACGCGTTGGGTTGCGGAATGAAAGTACTCGCCGTTAGTCAGCATCCGGAAACCATTGAAATTCCATTAGAAATTCAGGGAATCGGAGAAATCAAGGTTCCTCTAACTGTTACAACCGATTTGAATGGTGGCCTTGCTGAAGCAGATTTCATTTCATTGCACGTTCCCAAACAGCCGAACGGCGATGCGGTTTTGGGTGATGCTCAATTCGAACTGATGAAAAAAGGCGTGATCCTGGTCAACGCAGCGCGTGGTGGTGTGGTAAACGAAGATGCTTTGTTAGCCGCAATCGCCGGTGGAAAAGTTGCGTTCGCAGGCTTGGATGTGTTTGAAAACGAACCGAATCCGCGTGTCGATTTACTGAATAACGAAGCTATTGGAACTACTCCGCACGTTGGAGCAGCAACCGTTGAAGCACAGGATCGCATCGGTTTGGAATTAGCCGATTTGATTATCAAGCAGTTTGGAAATAAGGTTTATGCTTAA